Proteins from a single region of Rhodospirillales bacterium:
- the asnB gene encoding asparagine synthase (glutamine-hydrolyzing), with the protein MCGVVGFIDFHSAHNIDSLKNTVSEMNARLVHRGPDAWGVWCDEKQGVALAHRRLAIIDLSEHGAQPMVSSSGRYVLSYNGEIYNFLSLKVSLSEKGYKFRGTSDTEVFLAAIEEWGIKETLRRINGMFAFALWDKKERTLYLGRDRLGKKPLYYGWAGKAFVFASELKALRAHPSFSAEIDRDALALYLRCSYVPSPRSIYKNIHKLPAASFVVFSLDKGKDDPPVKYWDIKRVAEDACRAPLDIPFEDAANELEHLLDESVRERMVSDVPLGVFLSGGVDSSLVTALMQKNSVSAVQSFCIGFEEAGYNEAEDAAKIAKHLGTDHTEFYVTAEEARNVIPDLPDIYDEPFADPSQIPTYHVSRLARRSVSVALSGDGGDESFAGYNRYQLANNLAKGLSPLPYPVKKCISRLLLNLPLSGRACKFLELVNARDDDDLYRLLMSFWKTPEILLKPGREPLDFMDMPSRCPDIDNFIHRMMCVDTLHYLPDDILVKVDRASMAVSLETRAPLLDYRVIEYAWKLPIAMKMHQGRGKRILRAILERHVPATLFERPKQGFGIPHGQWLRGPLREWAETLLSEKRLEEEGFFNTEPIRKKWQEHVSRKNDWGYLLWSILMFQAWLERQKS; encoded by the coding sequence ATGTGCGGCGTAGTTGGCTTTATAGATTTTCATAGTGCTCACAATATAGATTCGCTAAAAAATACTGTTAGTGAAATGAATGCTCGGCTTGTTCATCGCGGGCCGGATGCATGGGGAGTGTGGTGTGATGAAAAACAAGGTGTAGCCTTGGCGCACAGGCGTCTTGCCATTATTGATTTATCTGAGCACGGAGCACAGCCTATGGTCTCTTCGAGTGGCAGATATGTTTTAAGTTACAATGGGGAGATATATAATTTTCTGTCTTTGAAGGTCAGCCTTTCTGAAAAAGGTTATAAGTTTCGCGGTACATCGGATACAGAAGTTTTTCTGGCGGCTATAGAGGAATGGGGAATTAAAGAAACTCTGCGCCGAATTAACGGTATGTTTGCTTTTGCCCTGTGGGACAAAAAAGAGCGCACGCTGTATTTAGGCCGGGATCGACTGGGGAAAAAACCGCTTTATTATGGATGGGCAGGAAAGGCTTTTGTTTTTGCCTCAGAATTAAAAGCTCTTAGAGCACACCCTTCTTTTTCAGCGGAGATAGATCGTGATGCGTTGGCTTTATATTTAAGGTGTAGCTATGTTCCCTCTCCCCGCTCTATTTACAAGAATATTCATAAACTTCCGGCAGCGTCTTTTGTTGTGTTTTCTCTGGATAAAGGAAAGGATGACCCTCCAGTTAAATATTGGGATATTAAACGCGTTGCCGAAGATGCGTGCCGTGCACCGCTTGATATTCCTTTTGAGGATGCAGCAAATGAGTTGGAGCACCTTTTGGACGAATCTGTGCGCGAACGGATGGTTTCGGATGTTCCGCTTGGCGTGTTTTTATCCGGCGGTGTAGATTCATCACTTGTGACAGCTCTGATGCAGAAAAACTCCGTCTCTGCGGTACAGAGCTTTTGCATCGGTTTTGAGGAAGCAGGGTATAATGAAGCTGAAGATGCTGCAAAAATCGCGAAGCATCTGGGGACGGATCATACAGAATTTTATGTCACAGCTGAAGAAGCGCGTAATGTCATCCCTGATTTGCCTGATATTTACGACGAGCCGTTCGCCGATCCTTCACAAATTCCAACATACCATGTCTCCCGCCTTGCCAGACGAAGTGTGAGCGTGGCTCTATCCGGGGATGGCGGAGATGAAAGTTTTGCCGGATATAACCGTTATCAACTGGCTAATAATTTGGCAAAGGGGCTATCCCCTCTTCCCTATCCTGTTAAAAAATGCATTTCCAGACTTTTGCTAAATCTGCCGCTGAGTGGGCGGGCGTGTAAATTTTTAGAACTTGTTAATGCCCGCGATGATGATGATCTCTATAGGCTGTTAATGTCCTTTTGGAAGACCCCTGAGATATTACTCAAACCTGGCCGTGAACCGTTAGATTTTATGGATATGCCGTCTCGATGTCCTGATATTGATAACTTTATACATAGAATGATGTGCGTTGATACATTGCATTATCTTCCTGATGATATTCTGGTCAAGGTTGATCGTGCCAGTATGGCTGTTTCTTTGGAAACAAGGGCCCCGCTTCTTGATTATCGCGTGATTGAATATGCATGGAAACTGCCGATCGCGATGAAAATGCATCAAGGCAGAGGAAAACGGATATTGAGAGCAATTTTGGAGCGGCATGTTCCGGCTACTCTTTTTGAACGTCCTAAACAGGGATTTGGCATTCCTCACGGTCAATGGCTACGAGGCCCTTTACGTGAGTGGGCGGAAACTCTTCTGAGCGAAAAAAGGCTTGAAGAAGAAGGTTTCTTTAACACGGAGCCAATACGGAAAAAATGGCAAGAGCATGTATCGAGAAAAAATGATTGGGGCTACCTACTTTGGAGTATCTTGATGTTCCAGGCCTGGCTTGAAAGACAGAAGTCTTGA
- the zupT gene encoding zinc transporter ZupT, giving the protein MAYDLLSPPVLTALGICVAAAAATMLGGFSIIKARESNPRMLAFGLAFAGGAMVYISLVEIFWKSYQSFGEILPEKEAYTSATLAFFGGVVLLMLIDRLVPNPHNKLTAPHDESKSHLKRVGLLAALAITVHNFPEGMATFFATLEDPVVGASLAFAIAIHNIPEGVSIAIPVYYATGDKKLTLLACLLSSVAEPIGALAGYLVLAPFLTPFVFGSVFGVIAGAMVFLSLDELLPTAKRYSSGHDAVYGMVIGMASIALSLILFK; this is encoded by the coding sequence ATGGCTTACGATCTTTTATCTCCCCCTGTTCTCACAGCTCTTGGTATATGCGTTGCGGCAGCGGCGGCAACGATGCTGGGCGGTTTTTCTATCATAAAAGCACGGGAGTCCAATCCCCGGATGCTGGCTTTTGGCTTGGCATTTGCCGGTGGGGCGATGGTTTATATTTCTTTGGTTGAGATTTTTTGGAAATCTTATCAGTCTTTTGGGGAGATTTTGCCGGAAAAAGAAGCATACACTTCTGCAACACTGGCGTTTTTTGGCGGGGTGGTACTTTTAATGTTAATTGACCGGCTTGTTCCTAACCCGCACAATAAGCTGACTGCACCGCATGATGAAAGTAAGTCCCACCTGAAGCGTGTGGGATTGTTGGCAGCTTTGGCTATTACAGTTCACAATTTCCCGGAAGGCATGGCAACGTTCTTTGCGACGCTGGAAGACCCGGTGGTTGGGGCTTCTCTGGCTTTTGCGATTGCTATTCACAATATTCCTGAGGGAGTTTCGATCGCTATTCCCGTATATTACGCAACCGGTGATAAAAAACTGACTCTGTTGGCATGTTTACTTTCCTCTGTGGCCGAGCCTATTGGGGCATTGGCCGGGTATTTGGTACTGGCTCCTTTCCTTACCCCTTTCGTGTTTGGAAGCGTTTTTGGGGTGATTGCCGGGGCGATGGTGTTTTTGTCTCTGGATGAGCTTTTGCCGACTGCAAAGCGTTACTCAAGTGGACATGACGCGGTTTACGGTATGGTTATTGGCATGGCCAGCATTGCGCTGAGCCTGATTTTGTTTAAATAG
- the rplU gene encoding 50S ribosomal protein L21 translates to MFAVIRTGGKQYKVQKDDKIEVEKLDVEAGKSVDFDEVLFVDGKIGAPLVKGAKVVAKVLEQKRAPKITIFKKKRRQNYRRKKGHRQNLTLLQITDIKAA, encoded by the coding sequence ATGTTTGCAGTTATTCGCACCGGTGGGAAGCAGTATAAAGTCCAAAAAGATGACAAAATTGAGGTAGAGAAGCTGGACGTTGAAGCCGGTAAATCTGTTGATTTTGATGAAGTCCTGTTCGTAGATGGTAAAATTGGCGCACCTTTGGTTAAAGGCGCGAAAGTTGTGGCCAAGGTTTTGGAGCAAAAGCGCGCCCCGAAAATCACGATTTTTAAAAAGAAACGTCGTCAAAATTACCGCCGTAAAAAAGGGCATCGTCAAAATCTGACATTGCTGCAAATTACGGACATTAAAGCGGCCTAA
- the rpmA gene encoding 50S ribosomal protein L27, with amino-acid sequence MAHKKAGGSSRNGRDSAGRRLGVKKYAGEDVLAGNILVRQRGTKYKPGKNVGLGKDHTIFSLVDGEVLFTRSKSDRPVVNVVPANDTAANQQAAE; translated from the coding sequence ATGGCACATAAAAAAGCAGGCGGGAGTTCCAGAAACGGCCGGGATTCAGCAGGGCGCCGTCTTGGTGTTAAGAAATATGCCGGTGAAGATGTGCTTGCAGGTAACATCCTTGTGCGTCAGCGCGGTACGAAGTACAAGCCGGGTAAAAATGTCGGTCTGGGTAAAGACCACACGATTTTCTCTCTGGTTGATGGTGAGGTGTTGTTCACACGCAGCAAAAGCGATCGGCCGGTTGTGAATGTTGTTCCAGCTAACGATACAGCCGCAAACCAGCAAGCAGCAGAATAA
- the obgE gene encoding GTPase ObgE produces the protein MKFLDEAKIYLQSGHGGPGCVSFRREKYVEFGGPDGGNGGKGGDVVFEVVDTLNTLIDFRYQQHFRARPGENGKGANRTGAHGEDCIVKVPVGTQILDEDKETVLADFTKAGERQLFLKGGDGGFGNAHYKSATNQAPRKSTPGWPGQEAAVWLRLKLIADAGLVGLPNAGKSTFLAACSNAKPKIADYPFTTLHPNLGVVKAGEQEIVIADIPGLIEGAHEGHGLGDRFLGHIERTNVILYLIDCTQDDVAEAYTTIRNELKEYGHYIDKKEEIIVLNKVDALGDELAEEQAKALRAVVDKPVYKMSGVSGQGVSEVVYALDKAIKKVKTSALPQDEEFAP, from the coding sequence ATGAAATTTCTTGATGAAGCAAAGATCTATCTCCAAAGCGGACACGGCGGACCAGGCTGTGTGAGCTTTCGGCGTGAGAAATATGTGGAATTTGGCGGTCCGGATGGCGGTAATGGCGGCAAAGGCGGCGATGTGGTGTTTGAGGTTGTTGATACACTCAATACACTGATTGATTTTCGTTATCAGCAGCATTTTCGGGCGCGGCCCGGTGAAAACGGTAAAGGCGCGAACCGCACTGGTGCGCACGGAGAGGATTGTATTGTAAAAGTTCCTGTCGGAACGCAGATCTTGGACGAGGACAAAGAGACGGTGCTAGCCGATTTCACGAAAGCCGGAGAGCGCCAGTTATTCCTTAAAGGCGGCGATGGCGGTTTTGGCAATGCGCATTACAAAAGCGCAACCAATCAGGCACCGCGTAAATCGACGCCTGGCTGGCCGGGGCAAGAGGCGGCAGTTTGGCTACGGTTGAAGCTGATTGCCGATGCGGGGCTGGTGGGCCTGCCGAATGCCGGAAAATCTACATTTTTGGCGGCGTGTTCGAATGCCAAGCCGAAGATTGCGGATTATCCATTTACGACGCTACATCCTAATCTTGGCGTGGTCAAAGCCGGTGAACAGGAGATTGTGATTGCTGATATTCCCGGTTTGATTGAGGGTGCGCACGAAGGCCATGGTCTCGGGGATCGTTTTCTTGGCCATATTGAACGAACCAATGTGATTTTGTACCTGATTGATTGCACACAAGATGATGTCGCTGAGGCGTACACCACCATAAGAAATGAGTTGAAAGAATACGGACATTATATTGATAAAAAAGAAGAAATTATTGTTTTGAATAAGGTTGATGCGCTGGGAGATGAACTGGCTGAGGAGCAGGCTAAGGCTTTGCGCGCGGTTGTGGATAAGCCTGTGTATAAAATGTCAGGCGTTTCCGGTCAGGGCGTTTCCGAGGTTGTGTATGCTTTGGATAAGGCCATAAAAAAGGTAAAAACAAGCGCTCTGCCCCAGGATGAGGAGTTTGCACCGTGA
- a CDS encoding glutamate 5-kinase: MSSKTRTVDILKICQILVIKIGTALVTQSDGSGVRQDWLDALAEDVKSLRERGIQVVIVTSGAVALGRKALHIDMNTPPAAIPLEKKQAASAVGQYHLFHAYHQSFAHQGLELAQVLLTMSETENWRMHLNARATLGALMAQGIVPVINENDTISTGEIRFGDNDRLAARVAQMIDADSVLLLSTTDGLYTDHPGHNPEAVHIPLVEKITTEHVKMAGDAVPGLSTGGMKSKVEAAQAATSTGIHLIIADGLEKHVLRDVFEDFKTRTTVFLAQKSTKTAKKRWMSAHLRPKGTYVLDKGASKALKNGKSLLPVGVMALEGHFERGDVIEIKHSNGDRLGMGLSAYSSDDAQKIIGKSSDEIPSILGYAGRSELIHRNDMVLQDA, translated from the coding sequence GTGAGCTCCAAGACACGTACAGTTGATATTCTCAAGATCTGTCAGATACTGGTCATCAAAATTGGTACGGCTTTGGTGACGCAGAGCGACGGGAGCGGCGTGCGTCAAGACTGGCTGGATGCGCTGGCCGAGGATGTAAAGTCCCTGCGTGAGCGCGGGATACAGGTGGTGATTGTGACCTCCGGCGCAGTGGCGCTGGGGCGTAAAGCCTTGCATATCGATATGAATACGCCGCCGGCGGCAATTCCGTTGGAAAAGAAGCAGGCGGCCTCGGCTGTCGGGCAATATCATCTTTTCCATGCCTATCACCAGAGCTTTGCGCATCAGGGGCTGGAACTGGCTCAAGTTTTGCTAACTATGTCGGAAACCGAGAACTGGCGAATGCATTTGAACGCCCGCGCCACGCTGGGCGCACTCATGGCGCAGGGGATTGTGCCGGTGATCAACGAAAATGACACGATTTCGACAGGAGAGATCCGCTTTGGCGATAATGACCGGCTGGCGGCGCGTGTGGCGCAGATGATCGATGCCGATTCGGTGTTATTGTTGTCGACTACTGACGGGCTTTATACCGACCATCCGGGGCATAATCCGGAGGCCGTGCATATTCCCTTGGTTGAAAAGATTACTACCGAACATGTGAAAATGGCCGGAGATGCTGTTCCGGGGCTGAGCACCGGGGGGATGAAGAGCAAGGTGGAAGCGGCGCAGGCGGCGACTAGCACGGGTATTCATTTGATTATTGCTGACGGGCTTGAAAAACATGTCTTACGGGATGTTTTTGAGGACTTTAAGACACGCACGACGGTGTTTTTAGCACAAAAAAGCACTAAAACAGCGAAAAAACGCTGGATGAGCGCCCATTTAAGACCAAAAGGCACCTATGTTCTCGATAAAGGGGCCTCAAAAGCGCTCAAAAATGGGAAAAGCCTGCTTCCGGTTGGAGTTATGGCGCTTGAAGGGCATTTTGAGCGCGGCGATGTGATTGAAATCAAGCATTCCAACGGTGATCGTCTGGGGATGGGCTTATCGGCCTATTCTTCCGATGACGCACAGAAAATTATCGGCAAAAGCAGCGATGAAATCCCTTCTATTCTGGGCTATGCCGGGCGCAGCGAACTCATCCACCGCAATGATATGGTCTTGCAGGACGCATAA
- the pepN gene encoding aminopeptidase N, producing MRTDTPKTIYLKDYKPYPYKIEAIELNFDIHDGYCVVKSVMQVSTPDHCREDMFLNGEHLELMNISLNGEKLANYHKDDTGLTLPCPGLKDFTLEITTRIHPEDNTRLEGLYKSGDTYCTQCEAEGFRTITYYPDRPDVLTVFTVRVEASKAHYPVLLSNGNRVDHGDSDGGRHYAVWHDPFPKPCYLFALVAGDLTHIQDTYTTKSGRAVELYIYVRPGDEDQCGHAMESLKKSMKWDEDTYGLEYELDMFNIVAVNDFNMGAMENTSLNIFNTALVLAAQETATDQDFSRVESVIAHEYFHNWSGNRVTCRDWFQLSLKEGLTVFRDQEFSADMNSRAVQRIDDVTHLRRLQFSEDAGPLAHPIRPDNYIEINNFYTMTVYEKGAEVIRMLRMILGAENYRKGTDLYFSRHDGQAVTCDDFVACMEEASRIDLSQFKLWYSQAGTPKIAFKGEYNPKNKTYSIELTQEIPDTPGQNNKKPMHIPVAIGLLGDNGQDLIETQVLDLRDGQQRFVIEDVGQAPVPSILRGFSAPVRLENELSNADLTFLMLHDSDGFNRWEAGQALILRMLDQMIDGDSKEICPKFMDTIGALIEDALDPVADKALMARALSVPSVGLIGQQRAVIDPDGIHKARQALLAAIKRNYKPQLEKLYKANRSADAFSLSPEAMGRRALRNVVLGLLSATNGTGCARLAKAHYETADNMTDRVAALARLADNQNAERDEAFDDFYARFKAYPLVVDKYFALQAGAVRKDIIQNLNKLKQHSDFNIKNPNRVRSLYAAFAMNNPIGFHAVDGSGYGFLCDEILELNTINPQIAARLLTPMREWRRYTEDRQTKMRSCLERIVGTKDLSPDVYEIASKSLKG from the coding sequence ATGAGAACAGACACACCGAAAACGATTTATCTTAAAGATTATAAGCCCTATCCCTACAAAATTGAGGCCATTGAGCTGAATTTTGACATTCATGACGGGTATTGCGTTGTTAAATCCGTGATGCAGGTCTCGACGCCCGATCATTGCCGCGAGGATATGTTTCTGAATGGCGAGCATCTGGAACTGATGAATATCAGCCTGAATGGTGAAAAGCTTGCGAATTATCACAAGGATGATACGGGGCTTACCCTGCCCTGCCCGGGTTTGAAAGACTTCACGCTGGAGATTACGACGCGAATTCACCCGGAAGACAATACGCGGCTGGAGGGGCTGTATAAGTCCGGGGATACTTATTGTACACAATGTGAGGCCGAAGGGTTTCGAACGATTACCTATTATCCAGACCGCCCTGATGTTTTAACGGTTTTCACTGTACGTGTTGAAGCCAGCAAGGCACATTACCCGGTTTTGTTGTCAAACGGCAACCGGGTTGATCATGGTGATTCTGACGGCGGGCGGCATTATGCGGTGTGGCACGACCCTTTCCCCAAGCCTTGTTACCTGTTTGCGCTGGTCGCGGGGGATTTGACGCATATTCAGGACACGTACACCACGAAGTCCGGCCGCGCTGTTGAGCTTTATATCTATGTGCGACCGGGTGATGAGGACCAATGCGGGCATGCAATGGAGTCCTTAAAGAAGTCCATGAAATGGGATGAGGATACGTACGGGCTGGAATATGAGCTGGATATGTTCAACATTGTCGCTGTGAACGATTTTAATATGGGAGCGATGGAGAATACGTCGCTGAATATCTTTAACACGGCCCTTGTGCTGGCGGCGCAGGAAACAGCGACGGATCAGGATTTCAGCCGCGTGGAAAGTGTAATTGCGCATGAATATTTCCACAATTGGAGCGGGAACCGCGTGACTTGCCGGGACTGGTTCCAGTTGTCACTCAAAGAAGGGCTGACGGTTTTTCGGGATCAGGAATTTTCGGCGGACATGAATTCACGAGCCGTGCAGCGGATTGACGATGTAACGCATCTGCGGCGTTTGCAGTTTTCTGAGGATGCCGGTCCCCTCGCCCATCCAATCCGGCCGGATAATTACATTGAAATCAATAACTTCTACACGATGACCGTGTATGAAAAAGGGGCCGAGGTCATCCGCATGCTGCGGATGATTTTGGGGGCGGAGAATTATCGTAAGGGTACGGATTTGTATTTCTCGCGCCATGATGGGCAAGCGGTGACCTGCGATGATTTTGTTGCCTGTATGGAAGAGGCAAGCAGAATTGATTTATCGCAATTTAAGCTATGGTATTCGCAAGCCGGAACGCCGAAAATTGCCTTCAAAGGTGAATATAACCCGAAAAACAAGACATATAGTATAGAATTAACGCAGGAAATTCCCGATACGCCGGGGCAAAACAATAAAAAACCGATGCATATTCCGGTGGCGATTGGCTTATTGGGTGACAATGGTCAGGATTTAATTGAAACGCAGGTTTTAGATTTGCGTGACGGACAACAGCGCTTTGTTATTGAAGATGTTGGACAAGCCCCGGTGCCATCGATTTTGCGTGGGTTTTCTGCGCCTGTACGTCTTGAGAACGAACTTTCCAATGCTGATTTGACTTTTCTGATGCTCCATGACAGTGACGGGTTTAACCGCTGGGAGGCGGGGCAAGCGCTGATTTTGCGAATGCTGGACCAGATGATTGATGGGGACAGCAAGGAGATTTGTCCGAAATTTATGGATACGATTGGCGCGTTGATTGAGGATGCTCTGGACCCGGTGGCTGATAAAGCGTTGATGGCGCGGGCGTTAAGCGTGCCCTCGGTCGGCTTGATCGGACAGCAGCGTGCGGTGATTGATCCGGACGGCATTCATAAGGCGCGTCAGGCTTTACTGGCCGCAATTAAACGGAATTATAAGCCGCAGCTGGAAAAGCTGTATAAAGCAAACCGAAGTGCGGACGCGTTTTCGCTTTCGCCTGAGGCAATGGGCCGCCGGGCGCTGCGTAATGTTGTTCTCGGCCTGCTGAGCGCGACGAACGGAACGGGATGCGCAAGGCTGGCCAAGGCGCATTATGAGACGGCTGATAATATGACCGACCGGGTGGCAGCGCTGGCTCGGCTGGCGGATAATCAAAACGCTGAGCGTGATGAGGCGTTTGATGATTTTTATGCGCGGTTTAAGGCTTATCCACTGGTTGTGGATAAGTACTTTGCGTTGCAGGCTGGGGCGGTCCGCAAAGATATTATTCAAAATCTTAATAAACTTAAACAACATTCTGATTTTAATATAAAAAATCCTAATAGAGTTCGGTCACTCTATGCGGCCTTTGCGATGAATAACCCGATCGGTTTTCATGCTGTGGATGGATCAGGATATGGCTTTTTGTGTGATGAGATTTTGGAGTTGAACACGATTAATCCACAAATCGCGGCGCGGCTGCTGACGCCGATGCGGGAATGGAGGCGCTATACGGAGGATCGTCAGACCAAAATGCGTAGCTGTCTGGAGCGGATTGTGGGAACGAAAGATCTTTCTCCAGATGTTTATGAAATCGCCAGCAAAAGTCTAAAGGGCTGA
- a CDS encoding ribonuclease HII: protein MPDFSLERKFDGPVCGLDEVGRGPLAGPVVAACVYIPDELRALPFVCEIRDSKKLSEKKLAALHDQITARFVWAVAEKSPAEIDEINILQASLQAMEDALLKTGQNYIRALVDGNKLPANLPCLATAVVKGDSKSVSIAAASIVAKVTRDRIMRALHKEHPHYGWDSNVGYPSKAHLAGIDAHGITQHHRKSFGPVKNFIAHGSTRKLLNSAA, encoded by the coding sequence ATGCCTGATTTTAGTCTTGAGCGGAAATTTGACGGTCCGGTGTGCGGACTGGACGAAGTTGGACGCGGACCTTTAGCCGGGCCGGTGGTTGCAGCTTGTGTTTATATTCCTGATGAGCTGCGGGCTCTGCCCTTTGTCTGTGAAATTCGTGATAGCAAAAAGTTATCGGAAAAGAAACTTGCGGCGTTACATGACCAGATTACCGCGCGTTTTGTCTGGGCGGTGGCAGAAAAATCACCGGCGGAGATTGATGAAATCAATATTTTGCAGGCGAGCCTGCAAGCGATGGAAGATGCATTGTTGAAGACAGGACAGAACTATATTCGTGCACTGGTGGACGGGAACAAGCTTCCGGCCAACCTGCCCTGCCTGGCTACCGCGGTGGTAAAAGGTGATAGCAAATCCGTATCGATTGCGGCAGCCTCGATTGTCGCCAAGGTAACGCGTGACAGGATTATGCGCGCCCTGCATAAAGAGCATCCGCATTATGGCTGGGACAGCAATGTCGGTTATCCGTCCAAAGCGCATCTGGCAGGGATTGATGCTCATGGCATTACGCAGCATCACCGTAAATCTTTCGGGCCGGTGAAAAATTTTATCGCACACGGATCGACTCGAAAGCTCTTAAATTCTGCGGCATAG
- a CDS encoding site-specific DNA-methyltransferase, whose translation MAKQKRKSTLDSSINQIHVGNCVEIMKSIPQESVDCVFADPPYNLQLGGDLHRPNNSKVDAVDNDWDQYESLQHYDDFTRQWMGAARDLIKPDGSIWVIGSYHNIFRLGTILQDLGFWVLNDIIWRKSNPMPNFRGRRFTNAHETLIWAGKSKASKYTFNYEMMKNLNEDLQMRSDWYLPLCTGGERLKGEDGKKAHPTQKPESLLYRVLMASTKQGDTILDPFFGTGTTGAVAKVLGRNFIGLEREQDYANHAQTRIDAIKPLEDNVLNIQTRREAPRVPFGTLVERGLLKPGTILTDAKKRHSVKIHADGSVVAMNRIESMRGSIHKVGAAVQDAPSCNGWTFWHYTDGKSVKPIDHLREQIRAEKAT comes from the coding sequence ATGGCGAAGCAAAAGCGCAAAAGCACTCTGGATTCCAGCATTAACCAGATCCATGTCGGAAATTGTGTCGAGATTATGAAGTCCATACCCCAAGAGAGCGTTGATTGCGTGTTTGCTGATCCGCCCTATAATTTGCAGCTTGGCGGCGATTTGCACCGGCCTAATAATTCAAAAGTTGATGCGGTTGATAATGACTGGGATCAATATGAATCTTTGCAACATTATGATGACTTTACCCGCCAATGGATGGGGGCGGCGCGAGATCTGATTAAGCCTGACGGCTCAATCTGGGTGATCGGCAGCTATCATAATATTTTTCGGCTTGGAACGATTTTGCAGGACCTTGGATTTTGGGTGCTGAACGATATTATCTGGCGCAAATCCAACCCGATGCCGAATTTTCGTGGGCGCCGCTTTACCAATGCGCACGAGACCTTGATCTGGGCGGGCAAGTCCAAAGCTTCGAAATACACGTTTAACTACGAGATGATGAAAAATCTTAATGAAGATTTGCAAATGCGTAGTGACTGGTATTTGCCGCTGTGCACTGGCGGGGAACGGCTGAAAGGTGAAGACGGCAAAAAAGCGCACCCAACACAAAAGCCGGAGAGTCTGCTTTACCGTGTATTGATGGCATCAACGAAACAGGGGGATACCATTTTAGACCCGTTCTTTGGCACAGGCACGACAGGCGCGGTGGCTAAGGTTTTAGGGCGGAATTTTATTGGCTTAGAACGAGAGCAGGACTATGCAAACCACGCACAGACGCGGATTGACGCAATTAAGCCGCTCGAGGATAATGTTCTGAACATTCAAACCAGACGTGAAGCCCCGCGCGTACCGTTTGGGACGTTGGTTGAGCGCGGATTACTCAAGCCCGGCACAATCCTGACCGATGCCAAGAAACGCCATAGCGTGAAAATTCACGCTGACGGCTCTGTGGTGGCAATGAACCGCATTGAGAGCATGCGCGGCTCTATACATAAGGTGGGAGCGGCTGTGCAGGATGCACCTTCATGCAACGGCTGGACATTCTGGCATTATACAGATGGTAAGAGCGTGAAGCCGATTGATCATTTGCGCGAGCAAATACGAGCAGAAAAGGCGACTTAG
- a CDS encoding DUF4852 domain-containing protein, whose product MFKKIGVWIGVIIVGVMASVSYAQESPEQGPVIYESPTIKNLSQLYWSLSKFKPDENGKIDDIYIDNFLFINECSLYQEFSDNEFEWVNIRESARNFLEENKSGFPLRFEYTQPLRLAEYDLESQTFDVWEPYKINGIRRFEILAEDLFEDICNQPAKYAIEGYPKGLFAEMNRPFTLETIKTPPEIAETYIKEKMRGVTVTPRRKEEKYNLRDAYLVMKIRFFSYQEEVRSIDYVKLTKVLAVLEGYEIYGDQNKAMLLFSENFKRRKKHSNMEEELKKRYQERLKKQMEKKKKGLLRKKSE is encoded by the coding sequence ATGTTTAAAAAGATAGGGGTGTGGATTGGTGTTATTATAGTAGGTGTTATGGCGTCTGTTTCCTACGCTCAAGAAAGTCCTGAACAAGGGCCGGTCATATATGAATCCCCCACAATTAAAAACCTTTCTCAGCTCTACTGGTCATTATCAAAATTCAAGCCGGACGAGAATGGCAAAATTGATGACATATACATTGATAATTTCTTATTTATTAATGAGTGTAGCCTGTATCAAGAATTCTCAGATAATGAATTTGAATGGGTAAACATAAGAGAATCTGCCAGAAATTTTCTTGAAGAGAATAAATCTGGATTCCCTCTGAGATTTGAATACACCCAGCCGCTGCGGCTAGCAGAATACGATCTTGAGAGTCAGACATTCGATGTATGGGAACCCTATAAAATTAATGGAATTCGGCGTTTTGAAATTTTAGCAGAAGACCTGTTTGAGGATATTTGTAATCAGCCGGCTAAATATGCAATTGAGGGTTATCCAAAGGGCCTGTTTGCAGAAATGAACCGGCCCTTTACTCTGGAAACTATTAAAACACCGCCTGAAATAGCAGAAACATATATCAAGGAAAAAATGCGAGGGGTCACCGTTACTCCAAGAAGAAAAGAAGAAAAATATAATTTAAGGGATGCGTACCTAGTGATGAAAATAAGGTTTTTTTCATATCAGGAAGAGGTGAGAAGTATAGATTATGTGAAATTAACAAAGGTCCTGGCTGTATTGGAAGGCTATGAAATTTATGGTGATCAGAATAAAGCCATGCTTTTATTTTCAGAAAATTTTAAGCGTAGGAAAAAACACTCGAACATGGAAGAAGAGTTGAAAAAACGCTACCAGGAACGCCTCAAAAAGCAGATGGAGAAAAAGAAAAAAGGCTTGTTGAGAAAAAAAAGCGAGTAG